A single region of the Phycisphaerae bacterium genome encodes:
- the hemC gene encoding hydroxymethylbilane synthase, translating into MNPTETLVVGTRGSQLARAQSQWVIDRLQATHPGLSARMEIITTRGDRQQTKPLPEIGGKGLFTEELELALRQGQIDLAVHSAKDLPTDLAEGLAILAVPVREDPRDAWVSADGTSFERLPAGSVVGTSSLRRQAQLLARRPDLTFVGLRGNVDTRIRKIHGGSCAGAVLAMAGLNRLNLARHVTHPLEVEVMLPAPGQGALALEGRTKDARLRGWLATIHDQATTLAVETERAILRGLDAGCRAPVAVYARVVNDRLQVQAQVMSADGKQALRAATGLPPMRWNECVAQILSDLRRQGAEQIVAACRERLKGQSP; encoded by the coding sequence ATGAACCCAACCGAGACACTTGTGGTCGGTACCCGCGGCTCGCAGTTGGCCCGCGCCCAGAGCCAGTGGGTCATCGACCGCCTTCAAGCCACCCATCCCGGCCTGTCCGCCCGGATGGAGATCATCACCACACGCGGCGACCGGCAGCAGACCAAGCCGCTGCCCGAGATCGGCGGCAAGGGATTATTCACCGAGGAACTCGAGCTGGCCCTGCGCCAGGGCCAAATCGATCTGGCGGTACACTCGGCCAAGGACCTTCCCACCGACCTGGCGGAAGGACTGGCCATCCTGGCCGTGCCGGTCCGCGAGGACCCTCGCGATGCCTGGGTGTCGGCCGATGGAACATCCTTCGAGCGGCTGCCCGCCGGAAGCGTGGTCGGTACCAGCAGCCTGCGCCGCCAAGCCCAGTTGCTGGCCCGCCGACCCGACCTGACCTTCGTCGGATTACGCGGCAATGTCGATACCCGGATTCGGAAGATCCACGGCGGCAGCTGCGCCGGAGCGGTCCTGGCGATGGCGGGTCTGAACCGGCTCAACCTCGCCCGACATGTCACCCACCCATTGGAGGTCGAGGTCATGCTCCCCGCCCCCGGACAGGGCGCGCTGGCCCTCGAGGGACGAACCAAGGACGCGCGGCTTCGCGGGTGGCTGGCAACGATCCACGACCAGGCGACGACCCTCGCCGTCGAAACCGAGCGAGCCATCCTCCGCGGCCTCGACGCCGGCTGCCGGGCACCGGTGGCCGTCTACGCTCGCGTGGTCAATGACCGGCTGCAGGTGCAAGCCCAAGTCATGAGCGCAGACGGCAAACAGGCCCTCCGAGCCGCTACCGGCCTGCCCCCCATGCGGTGGAATGAGTGCGTGGCTCAGATCCTGAGTGACCTGCGCCGGCAAGGAGCCGAACAAATCGTCGCCGCATGCCGTGAACGGCTGAAAGGTCAGAGCCCATGA